From Streptomyces sp. TLI_053, a single genomic window includes:
- the dut gene encoding dUTP diphosphatase gives MSTTPREPLDVLIRRLDPELPLPEYAQPGDAGADLRTTVDAELAPGERAVLPTGIAIALPDGYAAFVHPRSGLAARCGVALVNAPGTVDAGYRGEIKVIVVNLDPREAVSFRRGDRIAQLVVQQVEKARFHEVAELPGSARAEGGFGSTGGHAAV, from the coding sequence TTGAGCACCACCCCCCGCGAGCCCCTCGACGTCCTGATCCGCCGGCTCGACCCCGAGCTGCCGCTGCCCGAGTACGCGCAGCCCGGCGACGCGGGCGCCGACCTGCGGACCACCGTGGACGCGGAGTTGGCCCCCGGTGAGCGCGCGGTGCTGCCCACCGGCATCGCCATCGCGTTGCCCGACGGCTACGCGGCGTTCGTCCACCCCCGGTCCGGACTGGCAGCTCGTTGCGGTGTTGCTCTGGTGAACGCCCCAGGGACGGTCGATGCCGGGTACCGTGGAGAGATCAAGGTGATCGTCGTCAATCTGGATCCGCGCGAGGCCGTCAGCTTCCGCCGAGGGGACCGGATCGCCCAGCTGGTCGTCCAGCAGGTCGAGAAGGCCCGCTTCCACGAAGTGGCCGAGCTGCCGGGGTCGGCACGGGCCGAGGGCGGGTTCGGGTCGACCGGTGGCCACGCCGCGGTCTAG
- a CDS encoding DUF3093 domain-containing protein produces MGGMYDERLTAPRSWWLFPVLIGLTLALILLRISAVGALVGLVVGIAAGAAAISSYGSARIRVVQGSLVAGPARIPVDALGAAHALGPAEAAAWRGPKADPRAFMLLRSYVPTALRVEVSDPTDPTPYLYLSTRSPMKLAEALEEARRNARA; encoded by the coding sequence ATGGGGGGCATGTACGACGAACGCCTCACCGCGCCGCGCTCCTGGTGGCTGTTCCCGGTCCTGATCGGCCTCACGCTCGCCCTGATCCTGCTGCGGATCAGCGCGGTGGGCGCCCTGGTCGGGCTGGTGGTCGGCATCGCCGCCGGCGCCGCCGCGATCAGCAGTTACGGCTCCGCCCGGATCCGGGTGGTCCAGGGCTCCCTGGTGGCCGGCCCGGCCCGGATCCCGGTGGACGCCCTCGGCGCCGCCCACGCGCTCGGTCCGGCCGAGGCCGCGGCCTGGCGCGGCCCCAAGGCCGACCCGCGGGCCTTCATGCTGCTGCGCAGCTACGTGCCGACCGCGCTCCGGGTCGAGGTCAGCGATCCGACCGACCCGACGCCCTACCTCTACCTCTCCACCCGCTCGCCGATGAAGCTCGCCGAGGCCCTGGAAGAGGCCCGCCGGAACGCCCGCGCCTGA
- a CDS encoding DUF4193 domain-containing protein, giving the protein MATDYDTPRKTDDELNEDSIEELKARRNDKGGNAVDVDEFEAAEGMELPGADLSNEELSVRVLPRQADEFTCMSCFLVHHRSQLYSEKNGNPICRDCGA; this is encoded by the coding sequence ATGGCTACCGACTACGACACCCCACGCAAGACCGACGACGAGCTCAACGAAGACAGCATCGAGGAGCTCAAGGCCCGCAGGAACGACAAGGGCGGCAACGCGGTCGACGTCGACGAGTTCGAGGCGGCCGAGGGCATGGAGCTCCCCGGCGCGGACCTCTCGAACGAGGAACTCTCCGTCCGGGTGCTGCCGCGGCAGGCCGACGAGTTCACCTGCATGAGCTGCTTCCTGGTCCACCACCGCAGCCAGCTGTACAGCGAGAAGAACGGCAACCCGATCTGCCGGGACTGCGGCGCCTGA
- a CDS encoding acyl-ACP desaturase has protein sequence MALEEVVEKELERHLKVAKEWMPHEFVPWSRGRDFPGVLGGEAWEPGDSKVTPLGRVSLVVNLLTEDNLPSYHHEIATMFGREGAWGTWVHRWTAEEGRHGIAIRDYLLTTRAVDPDELERARMSHMAEGFVSDNAHSMLQSVAYVAFQELATRISHRNTGHYAGCPLADQLLAKIANDENLHMVFYRNLLKAALEIAPDQAMRAIADVVTDFRMPGHGIPGFERAAAQIALGGVYNLRIHHDDVLQPVLRHLKVMEIGGLGPEGLRAQEELGVFLGGLDAQATKFDERQAARLARIAARQQ, from the coding sequence ATGGCCCTCGAAGAGGTCGTCGAGAAGGAGCTCGAGCGCCACCTCAAGGTCGCCAAGGAGTGGATGCCGCACGAGTTCGTGCCCTGGAGCCGCGGGCGCGACTTCCCCGGCGTGCTGGGCGGCGAGGCCTGGGAGCCCGGCGACTCCAAGGTGACCCCGCTCGGCCGGGTCTCGCTGGTGGTCAACCTGCTCACCGAGGACAACCTCCCGAGCTACCACCACGAGATCGCGACCATGTTCGGCCGCGAGGGCGCCTGGGGGACGTGGGTCCACCGCTGGACGGCGGAGGAGGGGCGGCACGGCATAGCCATCCGCGACTACCTGCTCACCACCCGGGCCGTCGACCCGGACGAGCTGGAGCGGGCGCGGATGTCCCACATGGCCGAGGGCTTCGTGTCCGACAACGCGCACAGCATGCTGCAGTCGGTCGCCTACGTGGCCTTCCAGGAGCTCGCGACCCGCATCTCGCACCGCAACACCGGCCACTACGCCGGCTGCCCGCTGGCGGACCAGCTGCTCGCGAAGATCGCCAACGACGAGAACCTGCACATGGTCTTCTACCGGAACCTGCTGAAGGCCGCCCTGGAGATCGCCCCCGACCAGGCCATGCGGGCGATCGCCGACGTGGTGACCGACTTCCGGATGCCCGGCCACGGCATCCCCGGCTTCGAGCGGGCCGCCGCGCAGATCGCCCTCGGCGGCGTCTACAACCTCCGCATCCACCACGACGACGTGCTGCAGCCCGTGCTGCGCCACCTCAAGGTGATGGAGATCGGCGGACTCGGCCCCGAGGGCCTGCGGGCCCAGGAGGAGCTCGGCGTCTTCCTCGGCGGGCTGGACGCCCAGGCGACCAAGTTCGACGAGCGGCAGGCGGCCCGGCTGGCGCGCATCGCGGCCCGGCAGCAGTAG
- a CDS encoding PaaI family thioesterase — protein sequence MTPAAPSESAAPAHPASPATPPPEAVLPPRAPEAPAPGTRLGSHYEHCFGCGPQHPGGLRIDAVAGTGLDVTAEFTVRPEHQGGPGLAHGGLLTTAMDETLGTLNWLLHVPAVTGRLETDFLSPVPVGSTLHLRAWITGAHGRKIYSAAEARIGGPDGPVAVRARALFIQVKLEHFTKHGRPEDIEKVLDDPDLMQRARTFEVNP from the coding sequence CTGACCCCCGCCGCCCCCAGCGAGTCCGCGGCCCCGGCCCACCCGGCGTCGCCCGCGACGCCCCCGCCGGAGGCCGTCCTCCCGCCGCGCGCGCCCGAGGCCCCGGCCCCCGGCACCCGCCTCGGCTCCCACTACGAGCACTGCTTCGGCTGCGGCCCGCAGCACCCCGGCGGACTGCGGATCGACGCGGTCGCCGGGACCGGCCTCGACGTCACCGCCGAGTTCACCGTCCGCCCGGAGCACCAGGGCGGCCCCGGGCTGGCCCACGGCGGCCTGCTCACCACGGCCATGGACGAGACCCTCGGCACCCTCAACTGGCTGCTGCACGTCCCCGCCGTCACCGGCCGGCTGGAGACCGACTTCCTCTCCCCGGTGCCGGTCGGCTCCACGCTGCACCTGCGGGCCTGGATCACCGGCGCGCACGGCCGGAAGATCTACAGTGCCGCCGAGGCGCGGATCGGTGGGCCCGACGGCCCGGTCGCCGTGCGCGCACGGGCACTCTTCATCCAGGTGAAGCTGGAACACTTCACCAAGCACGGTCGTCCCGAGGACATCGAGAAGGTCCTCGACGACCCGGACCTGATGCAGCGCGCCCGAACCTTTGAGGTGAACCCTTGA
- a CDS encoding DUF3710 domain-containing protein, giving the protein MFRRRQKSEDAVEQLADDAISADETADDVEGSAESENVTELDPTDRVGLPPAPRPDGPWDHSELENPEEGRVDLGGLLVPGVEGMELRVEVAGDSIVAATLVLGSSAIQLQAFAAPKSEGIWGEVREEIANGITSQGGLVEEEEGPLGWHLRAQVPVQLPDGTQGVQLVRFVGCDGPRWFLRGVISGQAAVQPEMGGILEQVFRQTVVVRGETPMAPRDPIVLKLPEDAQMVADGGGAVAATGEGDNRFGGTSLDPFARGPEITEVR; this is encoded by the coding sequence GTGTTCCGTCGTCGCCAGAAGAGCGAGGACGCTGTCGAGCAGCTCGCCGACGACGCCATCAGCGCCGACGAGACGGCCGATGACGTCGAAGGTTCCGCCGAGAGCGAGAACGTGACCGAGCTGGACCCGACGGACCGGGTCGGCCTGCCGCCGGCTCCGCGTCCGGACGGTCCGTGGGACCACTCCGAGCTGGAGAACCCGGAGGAGGGCCGCGTCGACCTCGGCGGCCTGCTGGTCCCCGGTGTCGAGGGCATGGAGCTCCGGGTCGAGGTGGCCGGCGACTCGATCGTGGCCGCGACCCTGGTCCTCGGCAGCAGCGCCATCCAGCTCCAGGCCTTCGCGGCCCCCAAGTCGGAGGGCATCTGGGGCGAGGTCCGTGAGGAGATCGCCAACGGCATCACCTCGCAGGGCGGCCTCGTCGAGGAGGAGGAGGGCCCGCTGGGCTGGCACCTCCGCGCCCAGGTCCCGGTGCAGCTGCCGGACGGCACGCAGGGTGTACAGCTGGTGCGCTTCGTCGGCTGCGACGGTCCGCGCTGGTTCCTGCGCGGTGTCATCTCCGGCCAGGCCGCCGTCCAGCCCGAGATGGGCGGGATCCTCGAGCAGGTCTTCCGGCAGACGGTGGTCGTCCGCGGCGAGACCCCGATGGCGCCCCGCGACCCGATCGTGCTGAAGCTCCCCGAGGACGCGCAGATGGTCGCCGACGGCGGCGGCGCCGTCGCGGCCACCGGTGAGGGCGACAACCGCTTCGGCGGCACCTCGCTCGACCCGTTCGCCCGCGGCCCGGAGATCACCGAGGTCCGCTGA